One genomic window of Enoplosus armatus isolate fEnoArm2 chromosome 19, fEnoArm2.hap1, whole genome shotgun sequence includes the following:
- the paqr8 gene encoding membrane progestin receptor beta, whose translation MSGDVLQRLSTLTLSIKHFRRLPHFSDLIPSPSPTVAVSQVPGLFREPYILSGYRPVQQDWRCYIVSLFQRHNESLNVWTHLLAGPVLLLRWWANIGTLGYTLDAASLPLSVFLVSSLIYLFFSVAAHLLQSHSEHAHYFVFFMDYVGVAVYQYGCSLGHYFYASEPAWRESCIGLLFLPGAAFFGWLSCAGCCFAKSRYQRPYPLRRKICQLIPTTLAYLLDISPVAHRLFSVPWTQEPSLPFHALHIASFMLSALFFSCPIPERFFPGRCDFVGQGHQIFHLFLSLCTVFQLEALFLDYARRRDTVVEVFGERQLWWACASFPVLFLCCLLTALITMRHMTKKLQGKQVRDK comes from the coding sequence ATGTCGGGCGACGTTCTGCAGCGGCTCAGCACCTTGACCCTAAGCATCAAGCACTTCCGCCGCCTGCCCCACTTCTCGGACCTCATCCCTTCACCCAGCCCCACCGTCGCTGTCTCCCAGGTCCCCGGCCTGTTCCGAGAGCCCTACATCCTGTCGGGCTACCGTCCCGTCCAGCAGGACTGGCGCTGCTACATCGTCAGCCTCTTCCAGAGACACAATGAATCCCTGAACGTGTGGACTCATTTGTTGGCCGGTCCCGTGCTGCTTCTCCGCTGGTGGGCCAACATAGGCACCCTGGGGTACACCTTGGACGCAGCCTCTCTACCTCTGAGTGTCTTCCTGGTGTCTTCCCTCATATATCTGTTCTTCAGTGTGGCAGCTCACCTCCTGCAATCTCACTCTGAACATGCACACTACTTCGTCTTCTTCATGGACTATGTGGGTGTAGCTGTGTATCAGTATGGCTGCTCACTTGGCCATTACTTCTACGCATCAGAGCCGGCGTGGAGAGAAAGCTGCATCGGGCTGTTGTTTCTACCTGGAGCTGCCTTCTTTGGGTGGCTCTCCTGTGCAGGCTGCTGTTTCGCTAAGTCCAGGTACCAGCGACCATATCCATTGCGGCGTAAAATCTGCCAGCTGATCCCTACCACCCTAGCATACCTCCTGGACATCAGCCCAGTGGCCCATCGCCTGTTCTCCGTCCCTTGGACACAGGAGCCCTCACTGCCCTTCCACGCCCTCCATATTGCCTCTTTCATGCTGTccgccctcttcttctcttgccCCATCCCTGAGCGCTTCTTCCCGGGCCGCTGTGACTTTGTGGGTCAGGGTCACCAGATTTTCCACCTGTTCCTGTCCCTGTGCACTGTGTTCCAGCTGGAGGCCCTATTCCTGGACTACGCCAGGCGGAGGGATACAGTGGTGGAGGTATTTGGAGAGAGGCAGCTGTGGTGGGCTTGTGCATCCTTCCCCGTATTGTTCCTGTGTTGCCTCCTGACCGCACTCATCACAATGAGGCACATGACCAAGAAACTGCAGGGTAAACAAGTTAGAGACAAGtga